Genomic segment of Alistipes sp. ZOR0009:
CAACCATGGAAACCAGCTTGTCGTTGCACTCGATGTCGGCAACAAACTCGGCGGCATTTACATTTACCAACGCCATCGCATTCTTGGTTTGATGATCCTCGGATACGTTGGGCGAAGGCACCAGCACGCATGGCTTAGCAACCAAACACAGCTCCGAGATGGTACCTGCTCCGGCTCGCGATATGACCACATCGGCCACCGAGAAGGCAAAATCCATCTTATAGATGAAGTCCATCACCCGGATGTTTGTGGCACCAGATTCTTCGACCGCTTTTTTAGTATCGGCGATGTAGAACTTACCCGTTTGCCACAATATCTGAAAATCGGCACCCTTGAGCTGCTCGAGATGAGCAACCAGAGTTCTATTTATGGTTCGTGCGCCAAGACTTCCTCCCAATACAAGAACCGTCTTTTTATTCGGGTCGAGATTAAAGAAGGCGTAAGCCTCGGAACGCTTGGCCTCCAAGTCGACCAAATCTTGCCGAACAGGATTGCCTGTTTTTATTATCGACTTAGCCGGGAAGAAACGCTCCATACCGTCGTAGGCCGTACAGATGCGCTTAGCCTTTTTAGCCAAAATCTTGTTGGTAACGCCAGCATAGGAGTTCTGCTCCTGAATTAGGGTGGGGATTCCGCGACGATTAGCCATGTAAAGCACCGGCCCGCTCGCATATCCACCAACACCAACCACCACGTCTGGCTTAAACTCGTCAATTACCCTACCTGCCTCCTGTAAGCTCTTTATGAGCTTAAACGGCAACGAAAGGTTTTTTAGTGATAGGCTACGCTGGATTCCAGCTATTGGAAGCCCAACAATTTTGTACCCTGCAGCAGGCACCTTTTCCATCTCCATTCTACCTTGTGCACCCACAAAAAGAATTTCGATGTTAGGGTCAATCAGCCGAAGGGCGTTGGCGATAGAGATAGCAGGGTAGATATGTCCACCTGTACCTCCACCTGATATGATAATTCTACGACTCATGAGCTAACTCCTCCTTTAATTCCTTTTCTTGCTTTTCGTCGGCAGCTTTCGGTTCCTTCTTCGAGGTTGTATCTCCGCCAATTTTACAGTTAGCGCTTTGTATCAAACCAAACACCATACCTGTAACCCAAATGGAGCTTCCCCCCATACTTACAAATGGAAGCGTTTGCCCTGTAACAGGGAAGAAGCCAACGGCAACCCCCATGTTTATCATGGCCTGAACAACCATCAGAAGTATCAATCCCATTGTCAAAAATGCGGGGTAGGTTTTTTCCGATCGCTTGACGATAATTCCCGCTCGGTATAAGAGTGCGAGATAAATCAACATTATTATGAAGCCACCAACCAATCCGTACTCCTCTATGATTATGGCATAGATAAAGTCGGAATATGGGTGAGGCAAATAGTTTCTTTGGGTGCTATTACCAGGGCCTTTGCCAAATACGCCACCCGTTGCTACGGCTATTTTGGATTGGTCGGCTTGGAAGGTATCGTCCTTGGTAGGCTTTGCACCATCCTTGTCGCCCATAAACGTATGGTAGCGTTTTTCCCAAGTGGCAATACGATGCTTCTGGAATCCTGTAAGCTGCGCTACCAGCACAAAAACAGCCACCAGCACCACAGCGCCAACACCTGTAAGCGCCAAATGCTTTACGCTAACACGGCCAATAAAAAGAAGCATCATACAAACAAAACCAAGCATAGCCGCTGTAGAGAAGTTGTTTGGCAGGATGATAACACAAACCAGCCCAATAACTGCCGCAATCTTAGCGTATACCCGCCAGTCTTTTATATCATTCTGATGGGTAGCCAGCATGTTAGAGACGTACATAATGAGCGCCACCTTTGCAATATCCGAAGTTTGAAAGGTAACCCCACCAATGGAAAGCCATCTTGAAGCATCGTTTAAGTTGGTTCCCATAGCCATTGTCAGCAAAAGCAGCAGCACGCTCACCACAACAGCAACGATGGAGAGCTTCTGGTATATGCGAATATCAAAGAGATGCACAATGTAGGCTATGAGCATTCCGGAGAACACAAAGCCAGTCTGCTTCAACAAAAAACGGTAGGTTTCGCCGTGGAATTTAGAGTATGCCAACGTGCCTGTTGCCGAGTATACCACCAATATGGATACAACCGACAGCACCGCGAGCATTGCCCAAATAACAGGATCACCTTTAAAATGTCTAAGCAGACTATTCATTTGTAGCTATTTCTTTAATATGTAGGTTTCAATGCAACCTACAGGTTTCTAACTGCATTTTTAAACTTACGACCTCTATCCTCGTAGTTGTCAAACAAATCGAAGCTAGCGCATGCGGGAGAAAGTAGCACAACATCCCCGTCTACACCCAGCTTGTAAGATTCCAGTACGGCCTCCTCTGCCGACTTTGTATCGATGATAGTTGGAATCATATCTTCAAAAGCCTTGTGAATTTTGGCGTTATCGACACCTAAGCACACAATAGCCTTCACCTTTTCGTTAACCAAGTTGGCCAAAGTAGAGTAGTCGTTACCCTTATCTACACCACCAACAACCCATATTACGTTCTTTTTGCCCTTCATGCTTTCCAACGCATACCACGTAGAGTTGATGTTGGTAGCCTTTGAGTCGTTGATAAACGTTATACCACGCACCTTAAGAACGGGCTCCAAGCGATGCTCGACACCCTGAAAATCGGATAGCGATTTTCGTATAACGTCGTTCCTAAGATTTAGAACCGTACCGGTAATGGCAGCGGCCATGGAATTATAAACGTTATGCTTTCCTTTCAGCGAGAGCTCCTCTACGGGCATCTCGAATTCATGATCGCCATACTTTACGTTAAGCGTTTCACCGTCGAGGTATGCCCCCTCTTCAACTTCAAACTCGTGAGAGAAAGGAAGCAGCTTAGCACGGAATACGATTTTCTCTATATTTTCCATCGTAACCTCATCGTCGGAGCAGAAGATGAAGCAGTCGTTTTCCTTCAAATTTTGGGTGATGCGAAACTTCGAGTCAACGTAGTTTTGCATCTTATAGTCGTAGCGATCCAAGTGGTCGGGCGTGATATTAAGCAGCACCGCAATGTCTGCCTTAAAATCGTACATTCCGTCTAGCTGGAAGCTACTCAACTCTAGCACGTAGTAGTCGTAATTTTCGAAAGCCACCTGATAGGCAAAGCTTTTTCCAATATTTCCGCCTAGGCCAACATTCAATTCGGCCTTCTTAAGCATGTGGTAGATGAGAGAAGTTGTTGTTGTTTTACCATTGCTTCCGGTGATGCAGATCATCTTAGCATTGGTATATCTACCAGCAAATTCTATCTCAGAGATAATCTTTATTCCCTTCTCCTTCAACTTTACCACCATAGGCGCCTTTTCAGGAATTCCTGGACTCTTAATGACTTCCGTCGCATTTAGAATCAGCTCCTCGGTATGCTTCTTTTCCTCAAAGGGAATATCAAACTTGCTTAAAGTCTCCTTGTAGGAATCCTTAAGCTCGCCGAGATCAGACAAAAAAACATCGAACCCTTTGGTTTTAGCGAGAACCGCAGCTCCTACACCGCTTTCTCCTCCCCCTAAAACAACAATTCTTCCCCACTTTTCCATACTACCTCATCTTTAAGGTTACGATTGTTACTACAGCCAATAAAATCGCCACAATTGTAAATCGCATTACAATCTTAGGTTCAGGGTACCCCTTCTTTTGGAAGTGGTGATGCAAAGGAGACATCAAGAAAATTCGTCGTCCCTCGCCGTATTTTTTCTTCGTGTACTTAAAATATCCAACCTGTAACATCACAGAAAGGCTCTCGACAAAGAAGATCCCACAAAGAATAGGGATTAGCAGCTCCTTTCGTATGATAATTGCGAATACGGCAATGATTCCTCCAATTGCCAAGCTGCCGGTATCGCCCATGAAAACCTGAGCAGGAAAGGTATTATACCAAAGGAAACCTATAAGCGCCCCAATAAAGGCAGCCATAAAGATTACCATCTCGCCCGTATTCGGAATGTACATAATATGCAGATAATCGGCATAGATAACGTTACCTGATAGGTAGGCCAAAATTCCGAGAGTTGTCCCTATCACCACCGAAACGCTAGTTGCCAATCCATCGAGACCGTCGGTAAGGTTTGATCCATTTGAAACAGCAGTAACAATTAGGATGGTAGCAATGACAAACACCACCCAACCCCATACTTGCTTATTTTCCGTTTTAAATGGAACAAGCTTCGCATAGTCGAACTCGTTATTTTTAACAAATGGAATTGTAGTTTTTGTGGCCTTGTGCTCGGGAGTAAGGTAGACAACACGCTCGTTGGCATTTCCAGCATTCCCAATAATGGTAACCTCTGCATTACTTGCATCACGATTTACCTTTTCGCGGATCACCACATCGTTGTTAGCCCAAAGGGTAATGCCCACAATAAGCCCAATACCAACCTGCCCTAAAATTTTAAAACGTCCAGATAACCCTTCCTTGTTCTTCTTAAAAACCTTGATATAGTCATCGAGTAAGCCAATACCTCCCAACCAAACGGTAGTAATAAGCATTAGCTGAACGTATACATTTTTAAGGTCGCCAAGCAAAAGTACTGGGATGATAATTGAAGTAAGAATTATTACTCCACCCATAGTTGGAGTTCCCTTCTTTTGCATCTGTCCTTCTAGTCCCAAATCGCGAATTTCTTCACCAATTTGCTGACGTTGAAGCATTCGTATGATCTTTTTACCAAATATCAGTCCTATGGTAAGCGATAAAATAATAGCCAAACTTGCTCTAAACGAGATGTAATGAAACATTCCCGCTCCTGGAAAATCTAACCGATCTAAGTAGTTAAAAAGATAGTATAGCATATTTTATGTTATTGCAGTGTTTCAAAAATTTCGCGGAGTACCTCCTTATCGTCAAAATGATGCTTAACGCCCTGCACCTCCTGATAGTCTTCATGCCCTTTCCCTGCAACCAAAATAATGTCGTTGGGACGCGCAAGCATACAGGCCGTCTTAATACCCTCCTTACGGTCGGTTATTGTTAGCACCTTGCCCATATCCTCGGCTTTAATACCAGCACGCATATCGTTAAGAATATCATTCGGATCTTCATTTCGTGGGTTATCAGATGTAAGCACCACCAAATCGGCATTGGCAACAGCAACAGAAGCCATGACTGGGCGCTTAGTCTTATCGCGATTACCGCCTGCTCCAACCACCACCAGTAGGCGCTGATCCTCCTTGCGCATTCTATTGATCGTATTGATAACATTCACCAAGGCATCAGGCGTATGCGCATAATCAACAATGGCTGTAATTCCGTTTTTCGACTTTACGTACTCAAAACGGCCATTTACAGGTCCTAGCATGCTGATGATTCTCATCACCTCGTCCTTATCTGCCCCAAGCAAAATCGCAGCACCATATACTGCGGTTAGGTTATAGGCATTAAAGTCGCCAAGAAAACGAGTCCAGATATCGGCACCGTTGATGTTTATTAGCATTCCATCAAAATGGCTCTCGATGATTTTCGTTTTAAAATCACATGGATTTTTAAGACCATAAGTCTTGACTATGCCGCTACAGTTTTGCAGCATTACCATGCCATTTCTATCATCGACGTTGGTAAGCGCAAACGATGTTTTTGGTAACGAATCAAAAAATGCCTTCTTTGCCTTTATGTAGGCATCAAAGGTTTTATGGTAATCTAAATGATCGTGCGTAATATTGGAGAACATAGCCCCCTCAAAATGTAGCCCTTCGATACGATGCTGATCGATTGAGTGAGAGCTAACCTCCATAAAACAATACTCGCAACCGGCTTCAACCATCTCTGCGAGCAATGCATTTAGCTGTACAGCGTCGGGGGTAGTATGCGTAGCATCAACCGTTCTGTCGTCAATGTAGTTTACAACGGTAGATAGCAGCCCAACTTTATACCCCAACTCTCTAAACATCCTATAGAGCAAGGTTACCGTTGTTGTTTTCCCATTGGTACCTGTAATTCCAACCAGCTTCAGCTTTTCGGAAGGTCTTCCGTAAAAGTTGGAAGCAATACGTCCGCACGCTACCAACGAGTTTTTAACCACAATAAAGGTAATTCCTTCTGGTTTCTCTTCAGGAAGGTGCTCACAAACAACTGCAACAGCCCCCTTTTCTATCGAATCAGCAATGAACTTATGTCCATCAACCTGAGTTCCGCTTACGGCAACAAAAAGTTGACCACGCACAACTTTACGCGAATCGAATCCTACGGCAGCTACTTTAACAGCCTTGCTGCCAACCAGCACCTCAACATCAACTCCATTCAGTAATTCATCCAAATTATGCATAGTTCATTACATTGACATTTCTAAATAAATCGTTTCACCCTTGGTTATTCGCTCTCCTGGGGCTATCGACTGCTTTTTAACGAGACCTCTACCTTTAAATACCACCTTTAAACCTGAATTTTCAAGAACAAAAACAGCATCCTTTGCTCCCATTTTTGTAACATTAGGAACAATGTTTTTGACAATGCTGCGCTTAGAAAGAGGCAGCTCGTTATCTGTAGTGGTATCTATTCCAACAAAACCATTCTTAAAATCCTGCTTCAAGCGGTAAGGTATCTTCAAGTCGTCAAGTACGTTTGTTAAGCTCCTCAAGTCACCCGATTTTGAGCGCGGCAAATCTACTAATTTGCCATTAGGTTCTAAAGGTTTATGCCATGTTAAACTTGTTGAATAAACCTTATCCGCGATTTCCTTAAATACCGGACCGGCAACCTGAGCAGCGTAGTAAACATTCTTCGAAGGCGCATTGATAACCACAATACAGCTATACTTGGGATTACTCGCAGGAAAATATCCTGCAAAAGAAGCTTGGTACACCCGGCTTCCTTCGGCACCATAACCTTTTGTACCTTGTGCTATTTGGGCAGTGCCTGTCTTACCTGCAATTTTATAGTTTGGATTTCGAAGGTTGGTGGCCGTCCCTGAATCTACCACGCCCTCCAAAACCTTCTTTACCTTTTCGATTGTAGACTTTGAGGCAATAGAAGGAATTATAACTTCGGCCGGGAATGTTTTTACAACATTTCCATGATATCTCAACTCCTTTACCAGCTTAGGTCTAACCATCTGCCCTCCATTGGCAATTGCATTGTAGAAGGTTAACATCTGCAAAGGGGTCATCTTTACCTCGTAGCCAATTGACATCATTGGCAAAGAAAGGCCAGACCAATGTCGGTCGGTTGGATACTTAATGTAAGGCTTTACCTCACCCTTGATATCAAACCCAACCTTCTCGTCAAGATGCATGCTATAAAGCCTATCGATAAACGCACACTCGCGACCTTTGTATGATTTGGTAATCAACTTTGCTACGCCAACATTAGACGAAAGTTCAAAAACACGTTGAGCGGTAATCACTCCATGCCCTCCATGCTTCGAGTCTTTTATCCTCTTATTATAAATGTAGATTTCTCCATTTTCGGTATCAACGTCTTCGTCTAAGCTTATTAGCCCATCTTCGAGCATACAGATTAGGGCAGGAATCTTAAAGGTGGAACCAGGCTCTACCGATTCGCCAACCGCGTAGTTGTAGTTTTCAGAATAGCTTCCATCTACATTCCGTTTAAGGTTGGCTATTGCGCGAACTTCGCCCGTAGATACCTCCATCAAAATGGCAGTACCGTGGTCTGCTTCGTTTTCAATAAGGATTCGATTAAGTGCGCTCTGCGCCACATCCTGCAGGTTAATGTCTATTGTTGATACCACATCAAGTCCGTCTTTGGGCTCAACATCAACTTCGCCATTTACTGGAATCCAAACGTTGCCAGCAACACGTTGAGCCATGGCAATCCCCTCAACCCCCTTTAAATCTCTATTAAAGGCATACTCTATTCCAACACCGTAGCCATCCTCGTTTATTGCTCCAATTGTCCGCGAAGCTAAAAAGGCGTTAGGTTTTAGTCGACGTCCTACCTGAACCAGAATTAAACCGCTCTTATTTTTTCCCTTGTTAAATAAGGGAAGCGATTTAATTTGCTTCATCTCTATATAGTTTACCCGACGTGGCGCAACCGCAAAATACCGTTTGCCATCCTCGCGAGCATTTACCAGCTCCTTCCGATATGCCTTGGCCGATTTATCCTTAAATAAGTTCGACAACCCATTAGCCAACGAATCTATCTTTTCGTAAAATATCTCATCGGTAAGTCCCTTTGCCCTAAGATCCATACGAACCTCATAGTAAGGAATAGACGTTGCCAGTATACGTCCATCTACAGCCAAGATATCACCACGGCTAGATTCTATATTAATACGCTTATAGGTAACCTCATTTGCCTGTTCCCTCCACTTAGAGCCTTGGAAAAACTGCAAACGTACAGCTTGAACCAAAATTAGAACTCCAATTATGAATAGGAATAGGTAAACAACGCCTACCCTCCACATTATGTCCTTCTTAATTGACATAGGCTAATGCTACTTATTTTCTATAATTTTAGGAGGAACCGTTGATTCCTCCAGGTTTATACCTTTGTCCTTTACTAACTTAACAACTTCCGATTGACGGCTAATGCGCATCAATTCCGCTGCCGTTGTTATAGATTCGGAGCGCAAATTTTTCAAATCTTCCTTAAGCGCTTGTTCCTCAATAGCAATCTTCTCGTTCTTATAACGATTAGCTATATAAAATATCGCCAAAACGACCAGTAGTATAATATAAGGTATATGCCTCACCAGATAATCGCGCACAAGCACGTTTCCCGACAGCACATCCTTAACATGGTTTACACGCTTTCCAGCAGCGACTTTCGGCTGCTTTATATCCGTAAACTCAGGCGCTTCCGTCTTTTTATCAATATTTTCTAAAACCTCTTCCATTCTACTTCTTTTCCGCTATTCTAAGTTTAGCACTTCTTGAGCGGTTGTTTATTTCCAACTCCTTCTCTGTTGGGGAGATCGCTTTTTTATTGACAATATTGAACGGCGTAATGACGTTCCCATAAAAATCTTTCTCCAGCTTACCCTCAAAATTTCCGCTCTTCATGAAGTTCTTGACCATCCGATCCTCCAAAGAGTGGTAGGTTATCACGCTTAGTCGGCCACCAGGTTTCAAAACTTTTAAAGATTGCTCTAGCATCTGCTTCAGAGCCTCCATCTCCCTATTTACCTCTATTCGCAGCGCCTGAAAAACTTTTGCAAGAAATTTATGCTGTGCGTTTGCAGGAATATGTGGTTGAAGCGCTTCTACAAGCTCCTGAACGGTCTCTATCGGCTTTTCATCTCTTTTCTTTGTAATGGCTCGAACAAGCACCTTAGGGTTGTCAACCTCCCCGTAAATGCGGAGCAACTCCATTAGCTTTACTGGATCATAGGTATTCACCACATGAGCAGCATCGAACTTAGATAGCGTATTCATTCGCATATCCAATGGTCCTTCAAATCGGAAAGAAAAGCCCCGCTGCTCATCATCAAAATGGTGGGACGAAACGCCCAAATCGGCAAGAATACCATCCACCTGCTCATAGCCAGCATGCCGAACAAAGTTTCGTAAAAACCTAAAGTTTCCATGTACAAAAATTAGGTTCGGGTGAGTAGGAATATTGTTTTGCGCCTCCAAGTCTTGATCAAAAGCAATTAACTTTCCCCCTTTTAGATGCTCGAGGATGTATCGGGAATGACCACCTCCTCCAAAGGTTACATCAACATAAATACCGTCAGGATTAATGTTTAGCCCTTCGACGCTCTCTTTTAGCATTACGGGTACGTGGTATTCACTCATAGCTTACTCTATTTCGCCGCCCAAGAATTTCTCGGCATCAGCCGCGAACTGCTCCTGCGACATTTCTGATGAATAGTACTTTTCTTTATCCCAAATTTCAATCTTATCTCCAATACCGATAAAAACGACCTCCTTTACCAATCCTCCCATCTCAATAAATCGTTTAGGGATAAGAATTCGGCCGCTAGAATCCAGCTCCACATCGGTTGTTGATTTGTAAAACTCTCGCAAGAATCGATTTTGCGCTTGAACGTACGGATTAATCTTTCGCTTGATAATCTCAAGCTGACGCTCCCACTCTGCGGTAGTATAGAGAACAAGGCACCCTTCAAAGATATCCTTCTTGAGGATAAAACGCTCCAACACCCCCTCCGACTGCTTTTTGAAAGCAGCAGGAAAGAGTACACGCCCCTTATCATCGAGTTTGCAAATGTAATCTCCTACAAACGAGTTCATTGATTTTGGCTTGTATTCAGGGTAAAATTACTACATTTTGAAGCAAAAGCATCCACTTTTTCCCACTTTTTCCCACATTGTTGATAACTTTTTATGTTAAAGATGGTCGTTTAACATAAACCAAGGCTTTTAGTCCATTCTATCACCGTTGATATTGTCATTTTTTTACATGAATTCGATATTTTTCTTACTTTTGCCAATCAGAAAAAAACGAATTAACCGTGGAAGACCATACGGACTATTACATAGACGTAGATAAAATTATAGCCAGTAAGAATCCAAGGCTAAAAAAGTTCCTACCAAAATTTATAACCAACTATCTAAAACGCATTGTCCATCAGGACGAACTGAATGGCGTTTTGCGCCGCCACGGGCATAAAAGTGGCTTGGAGTTTGTAAATTCATCTCTCAAGGAGTTGGATATCAACTATCGAGTGTACGGTATTGAAAATCTAAAGATAGAAGGTCGCTACCTTTTTGCATCTAACCATCCTCTTGGCGGACTTGATGGACTAATAATGATGAGCGAAATGGGGCGCCACTACGACAATATTAAGTTCGTAGTCAACGATCTACTTCTAAACATTAAGCAGCTAGAGCCGCTATTTATTCCGGTAAATAAGCATGGGCGCCAATCTGCCGAATATGCAGAAAAAATCGAATCAGCATATGCTTCCGACACCCAAATCCTCTACTTCCCTGCGGGGCTTTGCTCGCGCAAAGTTAAGGGAGAAATAATCGATTTGGAGTGGCATAAAAGCTTTATCCAAAAAGCGATTAAGCACAAAAGGGATGTTGTTCCAGTATACTTTTCAGGTCGCAACTCCGATTTTTTCTACAATCTATCCAATTTCAGAAAAAAATTGGGGATCAAGGTGAACTTTGAGTTCATTTACTTGGTTGACGAAATGTTCCGCCAGAAGAATAAGAAAATTGATATTGTGATTGGAGATCCAATCGCTTATCAAACATTCGACAATAGCAGAAGCCTAGTTCAATGGGCGGAATACGTTCGCGAGAAATCGTACGCACTTGCTGAACAACTAGAATTTTAACAAGAGACCAATTAGATTGCCATGGAACCAATTATTCAACCGATTGATAAGAGGCTTATCAAAAAAGAGTTGACTAAAGATAAATTCCTCCGTAATACCAACAACGGCGGAAACAAGCTTTACATTGTAGACCATCACGACTCCCCCAATATTATGCAGGAGATAGGACGCTTGCGAGAGCTAGCCTTCCGTGCTGCGGGAGGAGGAACTGGTAAAAGCACCGATATTGATGAGTTTGATATTGACCCAACCCACCCATATAAACAGCTGATTGTATGGGATCCGAGCGAAGAAGAAATTTTGGGAGGATATCGTTACATTGTATGCGACGATATTGAGGCAAAAAATATGGCAACCTCGGAACTTTTCAACTTC
This window contains:
- a CDS encoding 1-acyl-sn-glycerol-3-phosphate acyltransferase, producing the protein MEDHTDYYIDVDKIIASKNPRLKKFLPKFITNYLKRIVHQDELNGVLRRHGHKSGLEFVNSSLKELDINYRVYGIENLKIEGRYLFASNHPLGGLDGLIMMSEMGRHYDNIKFVVNDLLLNIKQLEPLFIPVNKHGRQSAEYAEKIESAYASDTQILYFPAGLCSRKVKGEIIDLEWHKSFIQKAIKHKRDVVPVYFSGRNSDFFYNLSNFRKKLGIKVNFEFIYLVDEMFRQKNKKIDIVIGDPIAYQTFDNSRSLVQWAEYVREKSYALAEQLEF